The Actinopolymorpha sp. NPDC004070 genome includes the window CCTCGAAAGATCGTTCGCGGTGGTGGAACGGGGTGAAGGGACCTGCACACCCCGACCGGCCGCGAGAGATCCACCGAGGAGAACGCCGCCGACGGCGCCCGGTGGTTCGCGTTCGGAAGGTCAGGCGGTCAGCCGACGGTCGGTCAGCCGACCGGACCGTGGAGGAGACACTGACGAAACGCGGCACCCGGGCATGCCCGGCACTCCACCCCGACGGCACCGCGGTGCCGGCCGGGGCGGAGAAATCGCCGCCCGGGTACGCCCATGCCGACAACCGTACGCGCCGGGCACCGCCTACCGCCATGCCTTTGAGCGCCGGTACGCGAGGGCCTGAGGAGGGTCACCTCCTCCTCAGGGCGGACACCGTAGGAGCCAAACTCCACCCGGCGGGCCACGCCCGCGGGTCGCCCACCGCCTACGGTTGGGGACGGCCAGCAGGCCAGGCGTGTGTGAACCAAGGTGTCGGGAGGCATCCGTGGGACGAATCGAGGCGAGAAACCTCACCAAGACCTACGGCGGGAAACGCGCGGTGGACGACCTGTCGTTCACCGTCGAGCCCGGCGTGGTGACCGGCTTCCTCGGCCCCAACGGCGCGGGCAAGTCGACCACCATGCGGCTGATGCTCGGCCTGGACCACGGCGGGGGACAGACCCGCTTCGACGGACAGCCGTACTCCCGCCTCACCCACCCGATGCGGCACGTCGGCGCGGTGCTGGAGGCGAAGGCGTTCCACCCGACCCGCACCGCCCGCAACCACCTGACGATGCTGGCGGCCGCCAACGGCATTCCTCGTCAGCGGGTCGACGTCGTCCTCGACCACGTCGGGCTGACCGAGGTGGCGGGCCACAAGCCGAAGTCGTTCTCGCTCGGCATGGGGCAACGGCTGGGACTGGCCTGCGCGCTGCTCGGCGACCCGCACACGCTGATCCTCGACGAGCCGGCCAACGGCCTGGACCCGCAGGGCATCACCTGGCTGCGCAACTTCCTGAAGTCCTTCGCCTCCACCGGGCGCACGGTGTTCGTCTCCAGCCACCTGCTGGCCGAGATGGGGCTGATGGCCGACCGGCTGGTGGTGATCGGCCGCGGCCGGCTGATCGCCTCCGGCGAGGTCCAGGACTTCGTACGCAAGGCCTCCCACACCGCCGTGCTCGTCCGCACGCCTCACGTCGACCGCCTCACCGAGGCGCTGCGCGCGCAGCAGGTTCGGACCGAGCCGCAGAGCGACGGCAGCCTGGTGGTCAACGGCCTGGACCAGGCCAGGGTGGGCGAGCTCGCGTTCTCCGCCGGTGTGGTCCTGCACGGGCTCAGCACCCGGACCGCGACGCTGGAGGAGGCCTTCCTGGAGGCGACCGGCGGTTCGGAGGAGTACGTCGCCCAGCTCGGCCAGGCGACCGCCGAGGACGTGGTCGCCGCTCGAGCCGGGCGGCCCGCCGACACCGGTTCCTCGTCCGCCAGCACGTCCTCCACACCGTCCGCCACCCCGTCTTCGGGAGAGTCTCGATGATCGACGCCCTGCGGTTCGAGTGGATCCGGATCCGCACCATCCGCTCCACGTACTGGCTCACCGCCCTGGCCCTGGTGCTGAGTGCCGCCGTCGCCGGCCTGATCGCGTACTTCGGACGGGAGAACCCGATCAACGACCAGATGGCCGGGGTGATCCTCACCGGTGGGTCGGCGTTCAGCCCGCTGCCGTTCACCGCGGTCTTCATGGGGATCATCGGCGTCTTCGCGTTCGGCCACGAGTACCGCCACGGAACGATCCTGCCCACCCTCACCGCGGTGCCCCGGCGCGGCTCGCTCGTGGTCGCCAAGGCCGCCGTGGTGATCGGCTGGTCGCTGGTGGTGGCCCTCGTCAGCGTGGGACTGAACTGGGCGGTGGCCCGGGTGCTCTCGGGCCAGTCGCTGCCGTTGTTCGACGCGCCTGTCGGCCCGGCGCTGGGTGGCTACCTCGGCTTCGTCGTGCTGTGGGGGCTGCTCGGTCTCGGCCTGGGCGGCCTGCTGCGCAGCCTGCCGGCGGCGATGGTGCTGATCTTCGTCGTCCCGCTGGTGGTGGAGCCGCTGCTCGGCGCGCTCACCATGATCCCCGCGCTGGAGTCCTTCCGGGATTACGTCAACTACCTCCCCTTCACGGCCGGCAACGCCATGTCGCAGACCATGAACCCGAACGAGGTGGGCGGTGGTGGCGGCCCGCAGCTGGGCGACCAGCCGACCCGGCTGGTCAGCAGCCTCACCTTCACCGCCTGGGTCGCTCTCGTGCTCGGCGCCGCGACGGCGCTCTTCCACAAACGCGACGCCTGAACCGAACCGCCCTCGCCGTGGGCACGGCCGCCATCCGGGCCTAAGGTAATACGATCG containing:
- a CDS encoding ATP-binding cassette domain-containing protein, with product MGRIEARNLTKTYGGKRAVDDLSFTVEPGVVTGFLGPNGAGKSTTMRLMLGLDHGGGQTRFDGQPYSRLTHPMRHVGAVLEAKAFHPTRTARNHLTMLAAANGIPRQRVDVVLDHVGLTEVAGHKPKSFSLGMGQRLGLACALLGDPHTLILDEPANGLDPQGITWLRNFLKSFASTGRTVFVSSHLLAEMGLMADRLVVIGRGRLIASGEVQDFVRKASHTAVLVRTPHVDRLTEALRAQQVRTEPQSDGSLVVNGLDQARVGELAFSAGVVLHGLSTRTATLEEAFLEATGGSEEYVAQLGQATAEDVVAARAGRPADTGSSSASTSSTPSATPSSGESR
- a CDS encoding ABC transporter permease, which translates into the protein MIDALRFEWIRIRTIRSTYWLTALALVLSAAVAGLIAYFGRENPINDQMAGVILTGGSAFSPLPFTAVFMGIIGVFAFGHEYRHGTILPTLTAVPRRGSLVVAKAAVVIGWSLVVALVSVGLNWAVARVLSGQSLPLFDAPVGPALGGYLGFVVLWGLLGLGLGGLLRSLPAAMVLIFVVPLVVEPLLGALTMIPALESFRDYVNYLPFTAGNAMSQTMNPNEVGGGGGPQLGDQPTRLVSSLTFTAWVALVLGAATALFHKRDA